The following nucleotide sequence is from Longimicrobium sp..
TGCTCACCCGCGGCGAGCGGAAGCGCGTCTGCTTCCCGCGCAGGCGCCCTGAGCCGCGCGACAGCACCGGCACCGACACCACCAGCGCGCCGGCTCCGGCGACCTGGTAGGAAACAACAGCCTCACACAGAGACACGGAGGGAACTGCAAGAACGGCAGAAGGGTTTCTCTGCGTCTTGCGGTTCCCTCCCTGTTCTCCGTGTGACGGTTTTTCTCTTCCGTCAGTTCCGCCCCAGCATCCCCAGCACGAAGCTCAGCCCCTGATCGAACGCCGGGAGAAACTTGCACCCGAGCGCCTGCAGGTCGCTGACGAGCGGGGGACTGTTGAAGTCCTCGAAGTTCCGGTTGAGAAAGCAGCTCTGCGAAGGGCGGGTCTCGCTCAGGTGACTCCAGACCGAGGCATAGATCAGCGCATCTGGCGGGGTGAGCCGAAACTGGTCCTCTACCGCAACGGCGACCGGCAGGACGCGCTCATCGAAGGGGATCAACTCGGCCACCGCGGCGATGCGACTCCTCGCATTCTTCCAGCGCTGGAACTCGTCCTCGCCGTTCTCGACGAGCAACTGGTGCAGCACCTCTTTCGCCGCGCTCACCGGTGTCGCGAGCGACGCTGTCCGGCCGAGCTCCCGAAGTGCCGCGTCCACCGGGATCTTGACCGACCTATGCTCCGCCTTCCGGCGGAAGAGCGCACCAAAGGGTTCGATCATCGAGAACGTGGGAAGGAGGAGACGGATGCGTCCTTCACTGCACAGCTCCAGGAGCGCCTCGCACGCGGTGTGCTGCTCCTGGAGCAGTGCCAGCTCGAGCACGAAGTTCGACTCGACGTAGACGTTCATGCCGCCTCCTTGCACTCCATCTTCCCCCCACGGACAGCTTCTATCAAGCCCATCCCGTCGAAGCCGTTCTCCAGAGCGATCTCGGCCGCCTTGCTCCCTGGATCGCCAAGATCCGATAGCCAGAACTCGACGATCATCTTGAACGTCAACGGGTTCACGGTCTCGAGCCGTACCCGTGTACCATTGACGTACGGAGCGAGGTGGGGCCGGGCGGGGATCGCCGCGTCCGGGAGGCGAACGACGGGCTCCACGTCCGAGTCTTTCCAGAGGTACACGGTGTCCGGCGTGACGATCAGAAAGTACTCCAGCGGCGGAATACCCCCGCGCACGAGCAGGTTGCGGCGGAACTCGGCTGCCCATTGCGCCGAAGTGTTGAACTGGCCGTTTGCCTGAACCGCCGCCACGAGCCTGCGGTCGGGCCGGAACAGGATGAAGTCGGTGTAGAGCATGGTCGCGTCTCCGGGTGGATGTCGGCTACGCGGGCCGCTGACTGCATTCCGCACTCCACCGCGACGGTTCTGAGCGTATCCGGCCGGTTGTGAGCGGAAGCGCCACAAAACGGGACATCAGCCCACATCGTGTTGCTCATACATCGCGGTCCGCTATATCGTCACACAATGCATCGATGCAAGATGTATCGTTGGATGATATCTCGCTGTGAGGGGCGAGTATGGCGGCTGAAGCCGCCGGTTTCGAAGCCAGTCCGCAAGGCGGACTTCCCGCGGTCGCTGCAGCGGTTTCAACCACCGGCCAGCCCAGCCATCAAACGCGCCGCCAGCTCCGGCGGGTCGGACTGGCGGATGGTGACCGCGGGGGTGCCGTGCCAGGCCGCGCACTCCCGCAGCGCGCCGGCCACGTCGGCTACGAAGCGGTCGGTCGCGCGCACCCCGGGCTCCAGGTAGAGCGCCCGCACCTCGAAGACGCCGTCGCGGCGGTGGGCCTTTGCGTCGAGGCGGCCCACGAGCGCGCCGCGGCGCAGGATGGGAAGCACGAAGTACCCCCAGCGGCGCTTGGGCGCGGGGGTGTAGCACTCCAGGCGGTAGTCGAAGCCGAACAGCTCCGCGGCGCGCGCGCGGTCCCACACCAGCGGGTCGAAGGGGGAGAGGAGGGTGGTGAGGGTGGGGCGGATCTCCCCCGCCGCGGCGCGGAGGGCCAGGTCGTGGCGATCCGGGTGGACGTAGCCCGGCTCCTTCCACCCTTCCACCCGCACGCGCAGCAGGGCGCCCTCGTCGGCCAGGCGCGCGGGGATGGGCGGGGTGGCGCGCTTGGAGGTCCGGAAGTAGTCGGCGACCCACTTCGCCTTCGCCACGCCCAGCGCGCGCACGGCCTTCAGCGCCAGCTCGCGCGCCACCGCTTCGCGCGAGGGGAGCTGGTCGTCGCTCCACGACGGGAGCACGCGCTCGCGCACGTCGTACACGCGGTGGAAGTTGTCGCGCCGGGCGATCATCAGCTCGCCGGCGGTGAAGAGGCTTTCCAGCATCCGCTTTTCGGGCTTCCACTCCCACCACCCGCCGCCCTTGCCGTCGCGCCGCTCGAAGTCGGCCGAGCGGACGGGGCCGCGCTCGCGCACGGTGGCAAGCAGGCGGTCGACGGCATCGCGGTTCCCGCGGATGAACCCGGCGCGGTACTTCCACCCCATCGCCGCGGGATCGAGCATGCGGTGGCGAAAGAGCGCGAAGTCCTCCACGGGGATGAAGCACGCCTCGTGGCCCCAGTACTCGAACAGACCCCCCTCGGCCAGCAGCTCGTCCAGCCAGCGCGGGTCGTACGCGCCCAGCCGGCTCCACAGCACCAGGTACGGGCTGCGCGCCACCACCGAGATGGTGTCGATCTGCAGCACCCCCATGCGCCGGATCGCCGCCAGCACGTCCGCCTTGCCGGCCCTGCGCCGCGCCCTTCGGTCCAGCCCCTGCGCGGCCACCATCAGCGCCCGCGCCGCATTCTGCGTCAGCTCCATCCCGTTCCCCAGCGCCGGTGAAACGCCGCGGCGCGCGCGGCCGCGGGGGACGAATAGCGCGTTCCACGGGGTTCGGAAAGGTGGTCCCCCGTTCATTGCAGCGCCCAAGGTGGCGGCGTAGCTTCAGCCGGTGCGCCACTCCCTGCCGCCCCAGCCCCCGCCCGCCATGGAAGCCACCGCGCCGCCCGTGCGCCTGCGCATCCGCAATGCGCTGGGATGGCCGCTGCTGGCGCTGGTGGCGCTCCTGGCGGGCGCCGAGGGCGCCAGGGGGATCCATGCCGGCGTTCCGTGGAGCGAGGGCGCCCAGGCGCTGTGGTACCTGGGATGGGGATTCTGGATCACCCGCCTCGCCCGGCGCCAGGGCGGGGGGCTCCGCCGCTTCCTTCGCCGCCCGCGCGAGCGCCGCGCGTGGGCGCACGTCGCGATGGCGATCCCCCTCCTCGTGCTCTCGGTGGGGCTGATCTGGCTGCAGCTGGTGGCGGTGTCGTGGGCGGTGCCGGAGCGTTTGGGCGGGTGGATGGCCGACGACCCCCTGCAGCCCGCCGCCATCCCGCTGGCCGGCGTGCTGGAGGTGCTGACCGGTGTGGCGCTCGCGCCGGTGGTGGAGGAGCTCGCGTTCCGCGGCGTCCTGCTGCGCGACTGGTCGCGCCGCTGGGGGCGCACGGCGGCGGTGCTGGCGACCTCCGCGCTCTTTGCGG
It contains:
- a CDS encoding crosslink repair DNA glycosylase YcaQ family protein, translated to MELTQNAARALMVAAQGLDRRARRRAGKADVLAAIRRMGVLQIDTISVVARSPYLVLWSRLGAYDPRWLDELLAEGGLFEYWGHEACFIPVEDFALFRHRMLDPAAMGWKYRAGFIRGNRDAVDRLLATVRERGPVRSADFERRDGKGGGWWEWKPEKRMLESLFTAGELMIARRDNFHRVYDVRERVLPSWSDDQLPSREAVARELALKAVRALGVAKAKWVADYFRTSKRATPPIPARLADEGALLRVRVEGWKEPGYVHPDRHDLALRAAAGEIRPTLTTLLSPFDPLVWDRARAAELFGFDYRLECYTPAPKRRWGYFVLPILRRGALVGRLDAKAHRRDGVFEVRALYLEPGVRATDRFVADVAGALRECAAWHGTPAVTIRQSDPPELAARLMAGLAGG
- a CDS encoding CPBP family intramembrane glutamic endopeptidase, with translation MEATAPPVRLRIRNALGWPLLALVALLAGAEGARGIHAGVPWSEGAQALWYLGWGFWITRLARRQGGGLRRFLRRPRERRAWAHVAMAIPLLVLSVGLIWLQLVAVSWAVPERLGGWMADDPLQPAAIPLAGVLEVLTGVALAPVVEELAFRGVLLRDWSRRWGRTAAVLATSALFAVLHPADLLGSFAFGVVLATIRFRTRTLIVPVACHALYNALGALIGAGDSDAGPVDAAAFSLDELRGMWWIGAVAVAAALPVVIVFLRRGRGGGGNPGE